The Bacillus sp. Bos-x628 genome includes the window GAGGTTAATCCAACCACAAAAGAGAGTTACATTTCTAAAGTGGTCCGGACAATCGAGAGAAGAGAAGAAATCGAATCAAAAGATATTACGAAAATCCTCATTCAAAATGCTTTGGTTCTTACAAATGACATTAAGAATGATTCTGGATACGTGGCGCCTGATTACCTTGTAAACACTAACTGGAATAGATTTGCCCGTTATGTAAAGCTCCAAGAGTTATATAAAAGAGCTTCTAAAAATAGATCTTATGATTCAAAAGAGAAGTATGGTGATTTCTATGGTCTTATCGTGACTCTCACCGAAAAAGGCTTGTATACTCCCGATATTCTTGCTAATTACACGCGAGAAGAATTAGTTAAGGCCGGAAATGCAATTGTTCCCGAACGTGATGAATTATTTGATTTTGCAGGGCTTCATTCACTATCTGGTCGCTATTGTGTTAAAGACTTTGACAAATCAGTTTATGAATTGCCACAAGAAAGATTTATGATTGCTGCCCTTCACCTGATGATGCCAGAGGAAAAAGACCGAGTGGAGAAAGCAATTGAACTATACTGGGCGCTTTCTAACCTTTACCTTACACTTGCTACTCCAACTTTAATGAATGCTGGCCGTGTTACCGGTGGTTTATCAAGTTGTTTTGTTCTAACAACTGAAGACTCACTTCGTGGAATTTTTGATGATAACACTGATGTTTCTACGTTCTCTAAAAATGGTGCCGGTATTGGTATTTATTTTGGAAAATTACGAGCAACTGGATCAGATATTCGAGGACATAAAGGCGCTGCCAGTGGAATACTAGGATGGATTAAACAACTTGATAACACGGCCGTTTCCGTTGATCAGTTAGGACAAAGACCTGGTGCTGTAGCTGTCTATCTTGATATTTGGCACAAAGATATTGAAGACTTTATAGACCTTCGTTTAAATACTGGAGATAAATCAAAACGAGCTTACAACGTTTTCACTGGTCTTTGTATTCCGGATGAATTTATGAGACAAGTTGAAAAACGTGGTGACTTCTATCTTTTTGATCCCCATGAGATCAAACAAAAGATGGGATTCAGTCTTGAAGACTTCTACGATAAGAAAAAACTTGGTGAAAAAGAAACACCAAATCCAATTGATCATGCTTGGACTTACCACTATTACTTATGCGTTGATAATAACAATTTAGATAAGAGACGTGTACCAGCAATTGAATTGAAAAAGAGATACATGAAGGCTCAATTAGAAACTGGAATTCCATATATGTTTTATCGTGACACGGTTAACCGTAATAATCCAAACTCCCATTCAGGAATGATCCATTCTTCTAACTTGTGTTCTGAAATCGCTCAAAATATGTCACCTTCGTTTGTAACTCAAGAGACGATTAATTGGGAAACAGGAGAAGTAATCATTCATAAACAAATTGGTGATCTAGTAACATGCAACCTCAGTTCCTTGGTTGTTAATAGAACTGAAAAAGATGGAGTAACAGAGAGAGTTATCAAAATTCAAATGAGGGCCCTTGATAATGTTATTTCTCTCTTAAAAGTTCCTGTTCCTCAAGCACAATACACAAATATGAAGTATCGAGCTGTTGGGGCAGGAGAACAAGGTATTACTGCCCTACTAGCTCAAGAAGGAATCATGTGGGATTCAGAACAGGCTGTTGAATATATCTCCCAACTTGAAGAAAAAATCATGAGAAATTGCATTAAAGCTTCAGCGTTGTTAGGAAAAGAAAAAGGTAACTATCCTGTTTTCGAAGGTTCGAAGTGGCAAACTGGAGAATGGTTTGAAGAACGTAATTTAAACTCTCCTGAGTGGTTGGAAGTTAAAGAATTGGCTTCTAAGTACATGAGAAATGGATATCTAAGGGCTATTGCTCCTACTGGTGGAACATCAGTTATTGCTGGATCAACACCAGGAATCGACCCAATATTTGATGTTATCTACTTTGAGAGGAAGAAAGACTTTCACCTTCCTATTTTGGTTCCGGAATTAAATCAGAAAACATGGTTCTTCTACAAACCAACTATGAAAATGGAATACGAAAATGAAAAACAGTTAGCACACCTGTGGGCTATTAAGCATAACGCTGCACGTCAAAAATTTGTAGATCAAGCTATTTCCCATAATTTCTATATTCCTCAAGACATTAAGGCCAAGAATTTTTACAAGCTTCATATGGAAAATTGGAAAGCTGGTGTGAAAACTTCTTACTACACTCGATCTTGGGATCAAAAACACGAAAGTTCATGTCTGGCATGTTCAGCTTAATACATTAAAGATGTGGGAGCGAAAGCTCCCTTTTGATTTACGTTTTTAATAATCCAGATATAAATATTAAGAGATTTTTATAAATATGGAGGAACACTTATATGGAACGATTGACGAAACAAGTAAGGGTTTTTAATGAGAATTTACCTAATAAGGGCGAGAGAATGTTCGATGATGTAAGTGGTATTCTCTTCTGGGATGACATTATTAATCAAGTTTACTACGAACTTATTAAAGAAATGAGAGAAGTATTCTGGATTCCAGATGAAGTATCTATGGGTAAAGATAAAGTACAGTGGGCTACTGAAATGAACGAAATGGAACAAGAGTTATTCTTAAATGCTATCGGAATTTTGGCTGTACTCGATTCTATTGCTACATATTTTGATAATGTTGCTGCTTATTATATTAGAGATTCTGCAATTAAAGCTCTTATGGCTTTTGTCGCGGCAATGGAAACAATTCATAACGAATCTTACACGTATATCCTAAGTTCAGTAAACTCCAAAACTGTATCTTTAGATGTATTTGAACGACCGAAAAAGAACGAATTCATGATTAAAAGAAACAAACTAATGATGGATCTGTTTGATGAATTCATTCAAAATCCTACTCCGAAGACGTTTGCAAAAGGATTGGTTGCAATGAGTGGTTTGGAAGGTTTATGTTTCGTAAATGGATTTACACCGTTCTATCATTTTAATAGAAACGGAAAAATGTTTGGGACCGGAACTGTTATTCAGTATATTCAGCGTGATGAAATGAAGCACTCTTACTTCCAAACAATCCTGATACGTGACATTCTAACTCAATATCCCGAACTTAATACTGAAGAGTTCGCGGAGTTTGTATATGGGTTCTTCATTAAACTTGTACAACTTGAAAGAGAATTTTGCGAGGATCTTTATAAAAACACTCCTGATATTGATATTGAAGAAGTAAAAGAGTATATCGGGTACCGGGCGAATTTAATTTTAGACAACCTCGGGCTCGACCAAATTTTTGCAGCAAAGAAAAATCCTATGCCCTGGATAACAGCTTTTGATCCTGATAACTTAAATAATACAAAAAGAGATTTCTTTGAGGACAAAGAAGTGAACTATGGCAAATCGAATGAGCAAAAGAATGATTGGGATGACCTATGAGATGGGCTCCCTTCCGATTATCCTTGCTTCAAATACAGGTAATACTAGAACCTTTATCCCGTTTATCCAAGAGCACGCTAAAAGAGATTTACAGGTTATTGAAGACTTTAACAATCCTTTCCCTAGTAACAACAATTTAGCTATTGGCACGTATACTTGGGGTAATGGAAAAATACCTAAGAGACTTAAAGAATATCTTATTGAAAACTATTTACAACTGTGTGGAAAAGAAGTTTTTATATTTGGGAGTGGTAATTCAGTTTATCCTAAATTTTGTGGGGCAGTTGAAGGCATAAAGAAAATTTGTTTGGATTGTGGAGCCGATGTCATAATTGATTTTAAATTTGAACAAAGATTTAATCCTGAAAAATATTCATGGGATGAAATTCAAAGTTTAATAAAAATTATTAAGTACTGGAGCCGATAAGGCTCCATATTTTTTGTATTAATATTAAGTCTTCTTCTTTTTCTGTTTCGACCTTTCTCCAAAAAATAACCTTATACAAAAAGAACAGGTTAAAAATCTGCCCATTCTCACACTATATAATTGAGTTAGTTTGCTTCGATCCTCGCCCCTATTAAAGCTTAACAAACCAAACACCCCATTTCCATTTGGTCAAAATCGTCAACTAAAGAATGTGGGCTTGTTTACGTTTTTAAAGAGTTAGATATAATAACAAAGATTTTAAAAGGGGGAAATTAATTAATGTTTAAGTTTATTAATCAGTTTTTACTTTTTCTTATTTATTTAACCATTCCTATCGTATTGATTCACTATGGAGTATTACGAACCTTCAATTATGACATTGATTTCTGGGGCATTTACTT containing:
- a CDS encoding ribonucleoside-diphosphate reductase subunit alpha gives rise to the protein MTVVIKDKNKKRERRMEFDRERLISFIKRGFENIEVNPTTKESYISKVVRTIERREEIESKDITKILIQNALVLTNDIKNDSGYVAPDYLVNTNWNRFARYVKLQELYKRASKNRSYDSKEKYGDFYGLIVTLTEKGLYTPDILANYTREELVKAGNAIVPERDELFDFAGLHSLSGRYCVKDFDKSVYELPQERFMIAALHLMMPEEKDRVEKAIELYWALSNLYLTLATPTLMNAGRVTGGLSSCFVLTTEDSLRGIFDDNTDVSTFSKNGAGIGIYFGKLRATGSDIRGHKGAASGILGWIKQLDNTAVSVDQLGQRPGAVAVYLDIWHKDIEDFIDLRLNTGDKSKRAYNVFTGLCIPDEFMRQVEKRGDFYLFDPHEIKQKMGFSLEDFYDKKKLGEKETPNPIDHAWTYHYYLCVDNNNLDKRRVPAIELKKRYMKAQLETGIPYMFYRDTVNRNNPNSHSGMIHSSNLCSEIAQNMSPSFVTQETINWETGEVIIHKQIGDLVTCNLSSLVVNRTEKDGVTERVIKIQMRALDNVISLLKVPVPQAQYTNMKYRAVGAGEQGITALLAQEGIMWDSEQAVEYISQLEEKIMRNCIKASALLGKEKGNYPVFEGSKWQTGEWFEERNLNSPEWLEVKELASKYMRNGYLRAIAPTGGTSVIAGSTPGIDPIFDVIYFERKKDFHLPILVPELNQKTWFFYKPTMKMEYENEKQLAHLWAIKHNAARQKFVDQAISHNFYIPQDIKAKNFYKLHMENWKAGVKTSYYTRSWDQKHESSCLACSA
- a CDS encoding ribonucleotide-diphosphate reductase subunit beta, with the translated sequence MERLTKQVRVFNENLPNKGERMFDDVSGILFWDDIINQVYYELIKEMREVFWIPDEVSMGKDKVQWATEMNEMEQELFLNAIGILAVLDSIATYFDNVAAYYIRDSAIKALMAFVAAMETIHNESYTYILSSVNSKTVSLDVFERPKKNEFMIKRNKLMMDLFDEFIQNPTPKTFAKGLVAMSGLEGLCFVNGFTPFYHFNRNGKMFGTGTVIQYIQRDEMKHSYFQTILIRDILTQYPELNTEEFAEFVYGFFIKLVQLEREFCEDLYKNTPDIDIEEVKEYIGYRANLILDNLGLDQIFAAKKNPMPWITAFDPDNLNNTKRDFFEDKEVNYGKSNEQKNDWDDL
- a CDS encoding flavodoxin domain-containing protein yields the protein MANRMSKRMIGMTYEMGSLPIILASNTGNTRTFIPFIQEHAKRDLQVIEDFNNPFPSNNNLAIGTYTWGNGKIPKRLKEYLIENYLQLCGKEVFIFGSGNSVYPKFCGAVEGIKKICLDCGADVIIDFKFEQRFNPEKYSWDEIQSLIKIIKYWSR